GGTCGAGCACGGTGTCGGTGCGTCGCGTGAGTATCACCTCGGCCCCATCGGCCTCGAGCAGCCGCGCCAGCGCCAGCGAGACCGCGAGGTTGGCCTCCGCCTCGCGCAGCCCGGTGGGGCCGGTGGCGCCCGCGGGCGGATGCCCCGGATCGACCACGATCCGCCGGCCGCGCAGCGGGTGGCGCCGGTCCACCGCCGGCGGGCGCCGCACCTCGAGCAGCAGGTCGTTGCGGCTCCACCGGGTCCGGTAGCCCCAGAGGGCCCCGGCCAGCTCCAGGGTGATGGTCACCTCGTCGGAGCCGGCCTGCACCCAGCGCACCTCGCGCAGCCAGCGGTCGTCGGGGCCGTAGCGGGTCCAGTTGATGTCGCTCACCGTGTTGTAGAGCCGCAGGGTCAGGCGCCCCCGCTCCTCCTCCAGGCGGAAGGGCACCCGGGCGGTGAGCGGGATGCGCAGCACCACCCGGTCGGGGAGGGGCGTGACGGTCAGGGAGAGCACCGTGGCCCGCACGGCCGGGGTCCCCGGGGGCAGCGCGACGACGTCGGCGGCGGGTACCCACGCCTCCTGGCCGCGGGAGAGCCGGAGCCGGAGGTCGTCGCCCAGCCGGCCGGTCACGACGCCGCGGGTGCCGGTGGGAAAGAACCAGTGGTAGGTGGCGCCCGGACGGGCGCGCCCAACAGTAAGGCTGTCGCTGCCGCCCCGGCCGGCGGTGTCGTCGTCGAGCTCCGCCACGAGGGGCAGCGTGTCGAGTAGTGCGAGGTGGAGTGGCCACTGGGCCCGCGCGGTGTCGGCCCCCCGGATCGCCTCGATGATCACCGGCCCCTCGGCCAGGCAGCAGCCCGCCCCGGTTCCACCCAGGACGGCGCCCGGTGAGGTCCCCAGCGCACGCCCGCGGAGCATCCCCACGTAGCGATCGGCCTGGGGCGGCTGGGCCAGCCGCGTGGTGTCACGGTCGAAGGCGCGGATCCCCCAGGCGACCTCCCCCGGGGCGTGATCCGGCACGAGCGGCACCCGCGCGCCGTCGGGGAGGACCAGCCGGACCTCCGAGCCCGCGGCGGCGCGGACGCTCACCGGGAGGTACTCCTCCGCCGGCCACCAGGCGCGACTCGCCGGGCTCACGCTGGTGCTGTCCACCCATACCGCCGCCGCCGGCGGCTGGTAGCGCACCGGGCGGTGGATCGGGACTTCGAGCCGGGCGCTGTCGGTCGCCGTCCGGGCGGTGAGGCTGAAGGCCGGGGCCGAATCGGGGGGGACGGCCACCCAGGCCAGCCAGGCGCCGTTGGGCCAGACCCGCACGGGCGCGCCGTCGACGGTCAGGGTGGCGCGACCGTCGCCCAGGCTCCCGAACAGGAAGGTCGAGTCGCGTGCCTCGACCAGATCGTTGGGACCGGGATAGACCACCCGGAGGTCGAGCGGGCCGTGGACCTCGGGGACCGGGGGAAGGCCGCCGGGGGCAGGGCCCGCGGGCGCCGGGAGGTGGCCGCAGCCGGCCAGCAGGAGGAGGGGAAGGAGGTGCCGCCGGTGGCGCGGGAGGGCCATGGACTGCAAGGTACACAGCCACCGCGACTTAGGGCAGATCGTCCGTTGACGCTCCACCCGGGCAATCCTAGATTGCTGAGGGAACCCTTCCCCGCACTGCCCTTGTCCGAGGAATGCACCATCATCAAGCGCCTGGCGTGTAACGGTCGGCGATTCGCCGCGCCCCGGTCCGGGGCAGTGGCGTAATGTCGCCCCCGGCACCCGAGGTGTCCCGTGGCGCGGCGGGCGGACCCGGCCTCAAGTGTCCCAGCTGCAACGCGGGGGTCACGGCCGACCTGCCCTTCTGCGGCCAGTGCGGCACCCGCCTGACGCAGGCCCGGGCCGCGCACGCCTGCACCCGCTGCGGCCGCCTCAATGAACAGGGCTCCAAGTTCTGCCCCGCCTGCGGCGCCGCCTTCGGGAGCACCGGGCCCCAGCCGCTGGTCCCCACGCCCGGAAACGCCAAGGCCCCGGCGAGCGTCCCCCAGCTGGCGCTGCTCGACCGCGGCGGGCAGGTGGCCCAGCGGTTCGCGCTCGTGAACGCGGTGACCACGCTCGGGCGGCAGGGCGCCGACATCAACTTCCCCGACGACGACTACCTCTCCCCCCTGCACGCGCAGTTCCTGTTCCTCGACGGCATCCTGACGTTGCGTGACCTGGGG
The Gemmatimonadota bacterium DNA segment above includes these coding regions:
- a CDS encoding N-acetylmuramoyl-L-alanine amidase; this encodes MALPRHRRHLLPLLLLAGCGHLPAPAGPAPGGLPPVPEVHGPLDLRVVYPGPNDLVEARDSTFLFGSLGDGRATLTVDGAPVRVWPNGAWLAWVAVPPDSAPAFSLTARTATDSARLEVPIHRPVRYQPPAAAVWVDSTSVSPASRAWWPAEEYLPVSVRAAAGSEVRLVLPDGARVPLVPDHAPGEVAWGIRAFDRDTTRLAQPPQADRYVGMLRGRALGTSPGAVLGGTGAGCCLAEGPVIIEAIRGADTARAQWPLHLALLDTLPLVAELDDDTAGRGGSDSLTVGRARPGATYHWFFPTGTRGVVTGRLGDDLRLRLSRGQEAWVPAADVVALPPGTPAVRATVLSLTVTPLPDRVVLRIPLTARVPFRLEEERGRLTLRLYNTVSDINWTRYGPDDRWLREVRWVQAGSDEVTITLELAGALWGYRTRWSRNDLLLEVRRPPAVDRRHPLRGRRIVVDPGHPPAGATGPTGLREAEANLAVSLALARLLEADGAEVILTRRTDTVLDLATRLRLADSVEAEVLVSIHNNALPDGVNPFTNNGSSVFYNHPRSLPLARALQAALVRHLGLRDLGAARGDLALTRPTWMPAVLTEGLFMMLPEQEAALRSPAGQRAYARAVRDGLLAYLQRVAAEPGADVP
- a CDS encoding FHA domain-containing protein; this encodes MSPPAPEVSRGAAGGPGLKCPSCNAGVTADLPFCGQCGTRLTQARAAHACTRCGRLNEQGSKFCPACGAAFGSTGPQPLVPTPGNAKAPASVPQLALLDRGGQVAQRFALVNAVTTLGRQGADINFPDDDYLSPLHAQFLFLDGILTLRDLGSKNGTWLYLEEPHKLSDGDLILLGSQILRYRRLGYPGPRPPEQDATRRLGSLTPAADIANLAQVRGDGSARDLLTLSPGRSVRIGREQGDWQFPYDSSMSALHALIRSEDADFVLVDAGSRNGVAVAVKGERRVPPGARLLVGDQMLRAEIA